One Mycolicibacterium parafortuitum DNA segment encodes these proteins:
- a CDS encoding FAD-binding oxidoreductase: MSEALTERLTEIVGATYVSTDRDVLDGRSVDHTGRYRGRASVLVRPGSTDEVAAVLRACRDAGVAVTVQGGRTSLVAGTVPEHDDVLVSTERLREVGEVDTVERRIRVGAGVTLAEVQRAATAAGLVFGVDLAARDSATVGGMASTNAGGLRTVCYGNMGEQVLGLDVVLPDGSVVHRHSQVRSDNTGYDLASLFVGAEGTLGVITALDLRLHPTPRQRVTAICGFADLDALVTTGRVFRDMEGIAALELIDARASALTAEHAGVAAPVDGAWQLLIELAGETDLTERLADALETAELCGEPAVGVDTNAQQRLWQVRESIAEVLGVYGPPLKFDVSLPLSSIQPFAGDAAALIGEHAPDAIPVLFGHIGEGNLHLNIVRCALTGAAERELYSAMMALIAGHGGNVSSEHGVGTRKRDYLSMARTEADIAAMRAVKNAFDPTGYLNRAVLFD, from the coding sequence GTGAGCGAAGCGCTGACCGAGCGGCTGACGGAGATCGTCGGAGCCACCTACGTGAGCACCGACCGCGACGTGCTCGACGGCCGCAGCGTCGACCACACCGGGCGCTACCGGGGGCGGGCCTCGGTGCTGGTGCGGCCGGGTTCCACCGACGAGGTCGCCGCGGTGCTGCGCGCGTGCCGCGATGCGGGCGTGGCCGTGACCGTGCAGGGCGGCCGGACCTCGTTGGTGGCGGGCACGGTGCCCGAACACGACGACGTGCTGGTGTCCACGGAGCGGCTACGGGAGGTCGGCGAGGTCGACACCGTCGAACGCCGGATCCGCGTCGGCGCCGGGGTCACGCTGGCCGAGGTGCAGCGGGCGGCCACCGCGGCCGGACTGGTGTTCGGCGTCGATCTCGCCGCGCGCGACTCCGCGACCGTCGGCGGGATGGCCTCGACGAACGCGGGCGGGCTGCGCACGGTCTGCTACGGCAACATGGGCGAACAGGTGCTCGGGCTCGACGTCGTCCTGCCCGACGGCTCCGTGGTGCACCGCCACAGCCAGGTGCGCAGCGACAACACCGGATACGACCTGGCGTCGCTGTTCGTCGGCGCCGAGGGCACGCTGGGGGTGATCACCGCCCTCGATCTGCGCCTGCACCCCACCCCGCGCCAACGGGTCACCGCGATCTGCGGTTTCGCCGACCTGGACGCGCTGGTCACCACCGGGCGGGTGTTCCGCGACATGGAGGGCATCGCGGCCCTCGAGCTGATCGACGCGCGGGCGAGCGCGCTGACCGCCGAGCACGCCGGGGTGGCGGCCCCGGTCGACGGCGCCTGGCAACTGCTGATCGAACTGGCCGGGGAGACGGACCTGACCGAGCGGCTGGCCGACGCGCTGGAGACCGCGGAGCTCTGCGGCGAACCCGCCGTCGGTGTCGACACGAACGCCCAGCAGCGACTCTGGCAGGTCCGCGAGTCGATCGCAGAGGTGCTCGGCGTGTACGGACCGCCGCTGAAATTCGATGTGTCGCTCCCCCTTTCGTCCATCCAGCCGTTCGCCGGCGATGCCGCGGCGCTGATCGGCGAACACGCCCCCGATGCGATCCCGGTGCTTTTCGGCCACATCGGCGAGGGCAACCTGCACCTCAACATCGTGCGCTGCGCGCTGACCGGCGCCGCCGAGCGCGAGCTCTATTCGGCGATGATGGCGCTGATCGCGGGCCACGGCGGCAACGTCAGCTCCGAACACGGCGTCGGAACCCGCAAGCGCGACTACCTGTCGATGGCGCGTACCGAAGCCGACATCGCCGCGATGCGCGCGGTGAAAAACGCGTTCGACCCGACCGGTTATCTCAACCGCGCGGTGCTGTTCGACTGA
- a CDS encoding multifunctional oxoglutarate decarboxylase/oxoglutarate dehydrogenase thiamine pyrophosphate-binding subunit/dihydrolipoyllysine-residue succinyltransferase subunit translates to MYRKFREDPSSVDPSWHEFLVDYSPEPTTDAASSAASNSNGRSSAKTPTAPAEPAPAPKPASSNGGSAPSKTDKPAPKKADKGPTKSAEKTAEKSADKSADKSKDKPAANAKPAATASSATEDETQVLRGAAAAVVKNMSASLEVPTATSVRAIPAKAMIDNRIVINNHLKRTRGGKISFTHLLGYAIVQAVKKFPNMNRHYAEIDGKPNSVTPAHTNLGLAIDLPGKDGKRSLVVAAIKNCETMHFGQFIAAYEDIVRRARDGKLTAEDFAGVTISLTNPGTIGTVHSVPRLMQGQGAIIGAGAMEYPAEFQGASEERIADLGVGKLMTLTSTYDHRIIQGAESGDFLRTIHQLLLDDEFYDEIFRELGIPYEPVRWRIDNPDSIEDKNARVIELIAAYRNRGHLMADIDPLRLDKTRFRSHPDLDVNTHGLTLWDLDREFKVNGFAGSTHKKLRDILGLLRDAYCRHIGVEYTHILEPEQQQWLQERIEVKHEKPTVAEQKYILSKLNAAEAFETFLQTKYVGQKRFSLEGAETVIPMMDAAIDQCAEHGLNEVVIGMPHRGRLNVLANIVGKPYSQIFTEFEGNLNPSQAHGSGDVKYHLGANGTYIQMFGDNDIDVSLVANPSHLEAVDPVLEGIVRAKQDLLDVGEEEDGSEQFTVVPMMLHGDAAFAGQGVVAETLNLALLRGYRTGGTIHIIVNNQIGFTTSPYDSRSSEYCTDVAKMIGAPIFHVNGDDPEAAVWVAKLAVDFRQKFKKDVVIDMLCYRRRGHNEGDDPSMTQPYMYDVIDTKRGVRKTYTEALIGRGDISMKEAEDALRDYQGQLERVFNEVRDLEKHAVEPSASVEADQMVPAGMKTAVDKSLLARIGDAHLAFGEDFNVHPRVKPVLEKRREMAYEGKVDWAFAELLALGTFLAEGRTIRFTGQDTRRGTFTQRHAVIIDRHTGKEFTPLQLLTVDSDGNPTGGKFMVYDSALSEFAAVGFEYGYSVGNPDALVLWEAQFGDFVNGAQSIIDEFISSGEAKWGQLSDVVLLLPHGHEGQGPDHTSGRIERFLQLWAEGSMTIAVPSTPANYFHLLRRHGLDGIHRPLIVFTPKSMLRNKAAVSDLRDFTEAKFRSVLEEPTYTDGTGDRSKATRVLLTSGKLYYELAARKSKEDRDDVAIVRLEQLAPLPKRRLAETLDQYPNAEKFFWVQEEPANQGAWPTLGLTLPEVLPEKLTGIKRISRRAMSAPSSGSSKVHAVEQQEIIDEAFG, encoded by the coding sequence ATGTACCGCAAATTCCGCGAGGATCCGTCATCGGTCGACCCCAGTTGGCACGAGTTCCTCGTCGACTACTCCCCTGAGCCCACCACCGACGCCGCGTCCAGCGCGGCGTCGAATTCCAACGGCAGGTCCTCGGCGAAGACGCCGACCGCCCCCGCCGAGCCGGCCCCGGCCCCCAAACCCGCGAGCAGCAACGGCGGCTCCGCACCGTCGAAGACCGACAAGCCCGCGCCGAAGAAGGCTGACAAGGGCCCCACGAAGAGCGCGGAGAAGACCGCCGAAAAGAGTGCGGACAAGTCCGCCGACAAGTCCAAAGACAAGCCGGCGGCCAACGCCAAGCCGGCCGCCACCGCGTCCTCCGCCACCGAGGACGAGACCCAGGTACTGCGCGGCGCGGCCGCGGCCGTGGTGAAGAACATGTCCGCCTCGCTGGAGGTGCCGACCGCGACCAGCGTGCGGGCCATCCCGGCCAAGGCGATGATCGACAACCGCATCGTCATCAACAACCACCTCAAACGCACGCGCGGCGGCAAGATCTCGTTCACCCACCTGCTCGGGTACGCGATCGTGCAGGCGGTCAAGAAGTTCCCGAACATGAACCGGCACTACGCCGAGATCGACGGCAAGCCGAACTCGGTCACCCCGGCTCACACGAACCTGGGCCTGGCCATCGATCTGCCCGGCAAGGACGGCAAGCGCTCCCTGGTGGTCGCCGCGATCAAGAACTGCGAGACGATGCACTTCGGGCAGTTCATCGCCGCCTACGAGGACATCGTGCGCCGCGCCCGCGACGGCAAGCTGACCGCCGAAGACTTTGCGGGCGTGACGATCTCGCTGACCAACCCGGGCACCATCGGCACCGTGCACTCGGTGCCGCGGCTGATGCAGGGCCAGGGCGCGATCATCGGCGCCGGCGCGATGGAGTACCCGGCGGAGTTCCAGGGCGCCAGCGAGGAACGCATCGCCGATCTCGGCGTGGGCAAGCTGATGACGCTGACGTCGACCTACGACCACCGCATCATCCAGGGCGCGGAATCCGGCGACTTCCTTCGCACGATCCACCAACTGCTGCTCGACGACGAGTTCTACGACGAGATCTTCCGCGAGCTGGGCATCCCCTACGAGCCGGTGCGCTGGCGTATCGACAACCCGGATTCGATCGAGGACAAGAACGCGCGCGTCATCGAACTGATCGCCGCGTACCGCAACCGCGGTCACCTGATGGCCGACATCGATCCGCTGCGCCTGGACAAGACCCGCTTCCGCAGCCACCCCGACCTCGACGTCAACACCCACGGGCTGACGCTGTGGGACCTCGACCGCGAGTTCAAGGTCAACGGGTTCGCCGGGTCGACCCACAAGAAGCTGCGCGACATCCTGGGCCTGCTGCGCGACGCGTACTGCCGCCACATCGGTGTGGAGTACACCCACATCCTCGAGCCCGAGCAGCAGCAGTGGCTGCAGGAGCGCATCGAGGTCAAGCACGAGAAGCCGACGGTCGCCGAGCAGAAGTACATCTTGAGCAAGCTCAACGCCGCCGAGGCGTTCGAGACCTTCCTCCAGACGAAATACGTCGGGCAGAAACGCTTCTCGCTCGAAGGCGCGGAAACCGTCATCCCGATGATGGACGCCGCGATCGACCAGTGCGCCGAGCACGGCCTCAACGAGGTGGTCATCGGCATGCCCCATCGCGGCCGGCTCAACGTGCTCGCCAACATCGTCGGCAAGCCGTACAGCCAGATCTTCACCGAGTTCGAGGGCAACCTGAACCCGTCGCAGGCACACGGCTCCGGCGACGTGAAGTACCACCTCGGCGCCAACGGCACCTACATCCAGATGTTCGGCGACAACGACATCGACGTATCGCTGGTCGCCAACCCGAGCCACCTGGAGGCCGTCGACCCGGTGCTCGAGGGCATCGTCCGGGCCAAGCAGGATCTGCTCGACGTCGGCGAGGAAGAGGACGGTTCCGAGCAGTTCACCGTCGTACCGATGATGCTGCACGGCGACGCCGCGTTCGCCGGGCAGGGTGTGGTGGCCGAGACGCTGAACCTGGCGCTGCTGCGCGGTTACCGCACCGGCGGCACGATCCACATCATCGTGAACAACCAGATCGGGTTCACCACCTCGCCGTACGACTCACGCTCCTCGGAGTACTGCACCGACGTCGCGAAGATGATCGGCGCGCCGATCTTCCACGTCAACGGCGACGATCCCGAGGCCGCGGTGTGGGTGGCGAAGCTCGCCGTCGACTTCCGGCAGAAGTTCAAGAAGGACGTCGTGATCGACATGCTGTGCTACCGCAGGCGCGGGCACAACGAGGGCGACGACCCGTCGATGACGCAGCCGTACATGTACGACGTCATCGACACCAAGCGCGGTGTCCGCAAGACCTACACCGAGGCGCTGATCGGCCGCGGCGACATCTCGATGAAGGAGGCCGAGGACGCACTGCGCGACTACCAGGGCCAGCTCGAGCGGGTGTTCAACGAGGTCCGGGATCTCGAGAAGCACGCGGTCGAACCGAGCGCGTCGGTCGAGGCCGACCAGATGGTGCCGGCCGGGATGAAGACCGCGGTGGACAAGTCACTGCTGGCCCGCATCGGCGACGCACACCTGGCGTTCGGTGAGGACTTCAACGTGCACCCGCGCGTCAAGCCGGTGCTGGAGAAGCGTCGCGAGATGGCCTACGAGGGCAAGGTGGACTGGGCGTTCGCCGAGCTGCTCGCTCTCGGCACCTTCCTCGCCGAGGGCCGCACGATCCGGTTCACCGGTCAGGACACCCGTCGCGGCACCTTCACCCAGCGCCACGCCGTGATCATCGACCGCCACACCGGCAAGGAATTCACCCCGCTGCAGCTGCTGACCGTCGACTCCGACGGCAACCCGACTGGCGGCAAGTTCATGGTCTACGACTCCGCGCTGTCGGAGTTCGCGGCCGTCGGCTTCGAGTACGGCTACTCGGTGGGCAACCCCGACGCGCTGGTGCTGTGGGAGGCGCAGTTCGGCGACTTCGTCAACGGCGCACAGTCGATCATCGACGAGTTCATCAGCTCCGGCGAGGCCAAGTGGGGCCAGCTCTCCGACGTCGTGCTGCTGCTGCCGCACGGCCACGAGGGTCAGGGCCCGGACCACACATCGGGCCGCATCGAGCGGTTCCTGCAGCTGTGGGCCGAGGGGTCGATGACGATCGCGGTGCCGTCGACGCCGGCGAACTACTTCCACCTGCTGCGCCGCCACGGCCTGGACGGTATCCACCGGCCGCTGATCGTGTTCACGCCGAAGTCGATGCTGCGCAACAAGGCCGCTGTCAGCGATCTGCGCGACTTCACCGAGGCGAAGTTCCGGTCGGTACTCGAAGAGCCCACCTACACCGACGGCACCGGCGACCGGTCGAAGGCCACGCGGGTGCTGCTGACCAGCGGCAAGCTGTACTACGAGCTGGCGGCGCGCAAGAGCAAGGAAGACCGCGACGACGTCGCGATCGTGCGGCTCGAACAGCTGGCCCCGCTGCCGAAGCGGCGTCTCGCCGAGACGCTGGACCAGTACCCGAACGCCGAGAAGTTCTTCTGGGTGCAGGAGGAGCCGGCCAACCAGGGTGCGTGGCCCACGCTGGGCCTGACGCTGCCCGAGGTGCTGCCGGAGAAGCTGACCGGGATCAAGCGGATCTCGCGCCGCGCGATGTCGGCGCCGTCGTCGGGCTCGTCGAAGGTGCACGCCGTCGAACAGCAGGAGATCATCGACGAGGCGTTCGGCTGA
- a CDS encoding NAD(P)-binding protein codes for MTSIEADYLVVGAGAMGMAFVDTLLTETDATVVLVDANHQPGGHWNSVYPFVRLHQPSAYYGVNSHALGNEDAIDRSGFNEGFFELATGHEVCAYYDRVMRDRMLPTGRLTYLPMTRYLGDNRIRVLDGTEQTVTAGRRTVDATYLLTVVQSMRRPPFSVADGVAVVAPNDLPRHAAEHDHFTVVGGGKTGMDCVLWLLHNGIRPDRVRWVRPRDSWLLNRANIQPGPDFAPRLRDAMAARMQAVTDADTLDDLFDRLEAAEVLFRLDPSVRPTMYHCAIVSARELEQLRRVGDVVRLGHIEHAGHDHVRFVGASLPAGPSLYVDCTTQGLPRPPSVPVFDGDRITLQSVRSCQQVFSSAFIAHVEAAYPDDATRNALCVPITHPDAPVDWLRHMREDNVATVRWLRDPDLSAWLDTARLNAARTLFPVFPPGKERVRDKAIGALAVALNKANAALDELMAAAGEPDQSRV; via the coding sequence ATGACCAGCATCGAGGCCGACTACCTCGTCGTCGGGGCCGGGGCGATGGGCATGGCGTTCGTCGACACCCTGCTGACCGAGACGGACGCGACGGTCGTGCTCGTGGACGCGAACCACCAGCCGGGTGGGCACTGGAACTCGGTCTACCCGTTCGTCCGGCTACACCAGCCGTCGGCGTACTACGGGGTGAACTCCCATGCCCTCGGCAACGAGGACGCGATCGACCGCAGCGGTTTCAACGAGGGGTTCTTCGAGCTCGCCACCGGACACGAGGTGTGCGCGTACTACGACCGGGTGATGCGCGACCGGATGCTGCCGACGGGTCGGCTCACCTACCTACCGATGACCCGCTATCTGGGCGACAACAGGATTCGCGTCCTCGACGGCACCGAGCAGACGGTCACGGCGGGACGCCGGACGGTGGACGCGACCTATCTGCTGACCGTGGTGCAGTCGATGCGGCGACCGCCGTTCTCGGTCGCCGACGGTGTAGCGGTGGTCGCGCCGAACGACCTGCCGCGCCACGCCGCCGAGCACGATCACTTCACCGTCGTCGGCGGCGGCAAGACCGGTATGGACTGCGTGCTGTGGTTGCTGCACAACGGGATTCGCCCGGACCGGGTGCGATGGGTCCGGCCCCGGGACTCGTGGCTGCTCAACCGGGCCAACATCCAGCCGGGACCGGACTTCGCCCCGCGGCTGCGGGACGCGATGGCCGCCCGGATGCAGGCGGTCACCGACGCGGACACGCTCGACGACCTGTTCGATCGGCTGGAGGCCGCCGAAGTGCTGTTCCGGCTCGATCCGTCGGTGCGGCCCACGATGTACCACTGCGCGATCGTGTCGGCGCGCGAGCTCGAACAGCTGCGCCGCGTCGGCGACGTGGTCCGGCTCGGGCACATCGAGCATGCCGGCCACGACCACGTCCGCTTCGTCGGCGCCTCGCTGCCCGCGGGCCCGTCGCTGTATGTCGACTGCACCACCCAGGGATTGCCCCGCCCACCGTCGGTGCCGGTGTTCGACGGCGACCGGATCACGCTGCAGAGCGTGCGCAGTTGCCAGCAGGTGTTCAGCTCGGCGTTCATCGCCCACGTCGAGGCGGCCTACCCCGACGACGCGACCCGCAATGCGTTGTGCGTGCCGATCACCCACCCCGACGCTCCGGTCGACTGGCTGCGGCATATGCGCGAGGACAACGTCGCGACGGTGCGCTGGCTGCGGGATCCGGACCTGTCGGCGTGGCTGGACACCGCACGGCTCAACGCGGCGCGCACTTTGTTCCCGGTGTTCCCGCCGGGCAAGGAACGGGTCCGGGACAAGGCGATCGGCGCGCTGGCGGTGGCGCTGAACAAGGCCAACGCCGCGCTGGACGAGTTGATGGCCGCTGCCGGGGAGCCGGATCAGTCGCGGGTGTGA
- a CDS encoding MFS transporter, translating into MFDTATARAQSVNPWHALWALLIGFFMILVDATIVAVANPAIMASLGAGYDAVLWVTSAYLLAYAVPLLVAGRLGDRYGPKTMYLIGLVVFTAASLWCGLSDTIGMLVAARVVQGLGAALLTPQTMTVITRTFPPHRRGVAMSVWGATAGVATLVGPLAGGVLVDHLGWQWIFIVNVPIGVIGLVMAVWLVPSLPTQARQRFDIPGVVLSGVGLFLIVFALQEGQSHGWAAWIWVTVAAGIAVMVAFVYWQSVNTGQPLIPLVIFWDRNFSMSNLGVATIGFVATGMILPLMFYAQSVCGLTPTQAALLTAPMAIATGVLAPFVGKLVDRSHPRSVVGFGFSLMAIGLTWLSIEMTPATPIWRLLLPLTAMGAAMAFIWSPLAATATRNLPPELAGAGSGVYNTTRQVGSVFGSAGMAALMTYELSAKIPGAADTAPQVEGAAAPLPEFLHAPFALAMSQAMLLPAFVALFGLIAALFLLGFLGADSAEVPAEPMEPYDPDHELYWADGEDEYIEYEVEWVDDTPDEYAWDDPAAEIAGADTDVLGSVPGPAVRDDEQWRRILEQLLDEPSGNGRSHTRD; encoded by the coding sequence ATGTTTGACACCGCGACCGCGCGCGCCCAGAGCGTCAATCCCTGGCATGCGCTGTGGGCGCTGCTGATCGGGTTCTTCATGATCCTGGTCGACGCGACGATCGTGGCCGTCGCGAACCCGGCGATCATGGCGAGCCTCGGCGCCGGCTACGACGCGGTGCTGTGGGTGACCAGTGCCTACCTGCTGGCCTACGCGGTTCCGCTGCTGGTGGCCGGGCGCCTCGGGGACCGCTACGGGCCGAAGACCATGTACCTCATCGGGTTGGTGGTGTTCACCGCGGCGTCGCTGTGGTGCGGACTGTCCGACACGATCGGCATGCTCGTCGCCGCCCGGGTGGTGCAGGGTCTCGGCGCGGCGCTGCTGACCCCGCAGACGATGACGGTGATCACCCGGACGTTCCCGCCACACCGGCGCGGGGTGGCGATGAGCGTCTGGGGCGCCACCGCCGGCGTCGCGACGCTGGTCGGTCCGCTCGCCGGTGGCGTGCTGGTCGACCACCTCGGCTGGCAGTGGATCTTCATCGTCAACGTGCCGATCGGGGTCATCGGCCTGGTGATGGCCGTCTGGCTGGTCCCGTCGCTGCCCACCCAGGCGCGGCAGCGCTTCGACATACCGGGGGTGGTGCTCTCCGGGGTCGGCCTGTTCCTGATCGTGTTCGCGCTGCAGGAAGGTCAGTCCCACGGCTGGGCGGCGTGGATCTGGGTGACGGTCGCGGCCGGGATCGCGGTGATGGTGGCGTTCGTGTACTGGCAGTCCGTCAACACCGGACAGCCGCTGATCCCGCTGGTGATCTTCTGGGACCGCAACTTCTCGATGTCCAACCTCGGCGTGGCCACCATCGGGTTCGTCGCGACCGGGATGATCCTGCCGCTGATGTTCTACGCGCAGTCGGTGTGCGGTCTGACCCCGACGCAGGCGGCGTTGCTGACCGCGCCGATGGCCATCGCGACCGGTGTGCTGGCCCCGTTCGTCGGCAAGCTGGTCGACCGGTCCCATCCCCGGTCGGTGGTCGGGTTCGGGTTCTCACTGATGGCGATCGGGCTGACCTGGCTGTCGATCGAGATGACCCCGGCGACTCCGATCTGGCGGCTGTTGCTCCCGCTGACCGCGATGGGCGCCGCGATGGCGTTCATCTGGTCGCCGCTGGCGGCCACCGCGACCCGCAACCTGCCGCCGGAGCTGGCCGGTGCCGGTTCCGGTGTCTACAACACCACCCGTCAGGTCGGGTCGGTGTTCGGCAGCGCGGGCATGGCTGCGCTGATGACCTACGAGCTGTCGGCCAAGATCCCCGGTGCCGCCGACACGGCGCCGCAGGTCGAGGGTGCGGCCGCGCCGTTGCCGGAGTTCCTGCACGCCCCGTTCGCACTCGCGATGTCGCAGGCGATGCTGCTGCCCGCGTTCGTCGCGTTGTTCGGGCTCATCGCCGCACTGTTCCTGCTCGGGTTCCTCGGCGCCGACTCCGCGGAGGTGCCGGCCGAACCGATGGAGCCCTACGACCCCGACCACGAGCTGTACTGGGCCGACGGTGAGGACGAGTACATCGAGTACGAGGTGGAGTGGGTCGACGACACCCCGGACGAGTACGCCTGGGACGATCCCGCGGCCGAGATCGCCGGCGCCGACACCGACGTGCTCGGCTCGGTGCCCGGGCCCGCTGTGCGTGACGACGAGCAGTGGCGGCGCATCCTCGAGCAGCTGCTGGACGAGCCGAGCGGCAACGGGCGGTCTCACACCCGCGACTGA
- a CDS encoding multidrug effflux MFS transporter, which yields MAVSPDVDVKPDAAGQGQAPSRIKMIFVLGLLVALGPLTIDMYLPALPKIAEELSVTSSVAQLTLTGTLAGLALGQLIIGPLSDSLGRRKPLFGGIVLHMIASLVCMFAPNIAVLGVARGLQGMGAAAGMVVAIAVVGDLYKDNVAATVMSRLMLVLGVAPVLAPSLGAAVLLHGSWHWVFAALVVIAAALLVMAVLALPETLPVGHRRPLKVRSIGATYLELLRDARFVILVLVAALGMSGLFAYIAGAPFVLQDRFGVGQTAFALIFGAGAVALIGTTQCNVLLLKRFSPQQIMVWALVAASVFGVVFVALAAGQVGGVYGFVIPVWAILAAMGLVIPNAPAVALTRHPDAAGTAAALLGAVQFGGGAAIAPVVGVLGNDELAMAVVMAAGVMIALALLLLTGVHRATEPAGIPGDAVAEAA from the coding sequence ATGGCAGTATCCCCGGACGTGGATGTGAAGCCGGACGCGGCGGGCCAGGGCCAGGCCCCCAGTCGCATCAAGATGATCTTCGTGCTCGGCCTGCTGGTCGCGCTCGGCCCGCTGACCATCGACATGTACCTGCCGGCGCTGCCCAAGATCGCCGAGGAGCTGTCGGTGACGTCGTCGGTCGCCCAGCTCACCCTGACCGGCACGCTGGCCGGACTGGCGCTCGGCCAGCTGATCATCGGGCCGCTGTCGGACTCGCTGGGCCGCCGCAAACCGCTGTTCGGCGGCATCGTGCTGCACATGATCGCGTCACTGGTGTGCATGTTCGCCCCGAACATCGCCGTACTCGGCGTTGCCCGCGGGCTGCAGGGCATGGGCGCCGCAGCGGGCATGGTGGTCGCCATCGCGGTGGTCGGGGATCTGTACAAGGACAACGTCGCGGCGACGGTGATGTCGCGGCTGATGCTGGTGCTCGGGGTCGCCCCGGTGCTCGCGCCGTCGCTGGGCGCGGCGGTGCTGTTGCACGGGTCCTGGCACTGGGTGTTCGCCGCACTGGTGGTGATCGCGGCGGCGCTGCTGGTGATGGCCGTCCTCGCGCTGCCCGAGACGCTGCCCGTCGGTCACCGTCGCCCGCTGAAGGTCAGGAGCATCGGCGCGACCTATCTGGAACTGCTGCGCGATGCACGGTTCGTGATCCTCGTGCTGGTCGCCGCGCTCGGCATGTCCGGACTGTTCGCCTATATCGCGGGTGCGCCGTTCGTGCTGCAGGACAGGTTCGGCGTCGGCCAGACCGCGTTCGCGCTGATCTTCGGTGCCGGGGCCGTCGCGTTGATCGGCACCACCCAGTGCAACGTGCTGTTGCTCAAGCGGTTCAGCCCGCAGCAGATCATGGTCTGGGCGCTGGTCGCCGCATCGGTGTTCGGGGTGGTCTTCGTGGCGCTGGCCGCCGGGCAGGTCGGCGGCGTGTACGGCTTCGTGATCCCGGTGTGGGCGATCCTGGCCGCGATGGGTCTGGTGATCCCGAACGCCCCCGCCGTCGCGCTGACCCGGCACCCGGACGCCGCGGGCACTGCCGCCGCGCTGCTGGGCGCGGTCCAGTTCGGCGGCGGCGCGGCGATCGCCCCCGTGGTCGGGGTGCTGGGCAACGACGAACTGGCCATGGCCGTGGTGATGGCCGCCGGGGTGATGATCGCGCTGGCGCTGCTGCTGCTGACCGGAGTGCACCGGGCCACCGAGCCCGCGGGCATCCCCGGCGACGCGGTCGCCGAAGCGGCCTGA